The Paenibacillus mucilaginosus 3016 genome includes the window CGAAGCTCACGCAGCTCCTTCTGGAGATAAAACCTAAACCAGGCACACCGGTACTCTTCACGAATCGAGTAAATAAGCCGATGGATCCGAAGGCAGTCCGGGAAGTGTTCCAAAAAGATATAGCAGCGAGTAAACTGCCTCCCATTAGGTTCCATGATATAAGGCATACCGTCGCCACAACCCTCTTAGCCAGCGGCATCCCTGTCCACTCTGTAGCTGAAATCTTAGGCGACAAGGTGGAGACAGTCCTTACCACTTACGCTCACGTGCTCCCTAAAATGAGAACCGAAGCTGCTCATAGTATTCACAGATCTTTCTTTGAAATATGATCTTCAATCCGCCAAAACCTGTGGATAACTTGCTTATGTTTTCGGCATTGTGAGCAGAGATGTGAGCGTCCTAATTTCTTACAAGAAAGAAACCCCACAGTAAAAGGGGTTTCTGAATAAGTTGTCAATTAAGGGTGTTTTATGCTATAAAAGATGTAGTTCGCGAACCGGAGCCCTTCGGCTTTACCATTCATGCGGTTCGCTTCCTGGTACGTACTATTACATAAGGAGCTGTAATCCCCTCATGTCGATTGAAATGAATACGGAAGAAGTCATTAACCTGAATCAAAACAAGCAAAAAGAAAACCCCTGTCAAAGTCTACGTCAAGGGCGACCTTGCTTCCATCGCTTTCCCTGAAGGCATCCAGGCGTTCATCTCCGGCCCGAGCGGCGTGCTGTTCGGCGAATGGACCGAAATCAAGAGCGTGCTGGACGAGCATGCGGCGAAGATCGAAGACTACGTGGTCGAGAACGACCGCCGCAACTCCGCGATTCCGCTGCTTGATCTGAAGGGCATCAATGCCCGCATCGAGCCGGGCGCGATCATCCGCGATATGGTGGGCATCGGCGATAACGCGATCATCATGATGGGCGCAGTCATCAACATCGGCGCTTCCATCGGCGAAGGCACGATGATCGACATGGGCGTTGTCATCGGCGGCCGTGTCAAGGTCGGCAAAATGTGCCACATCGGCGCAGGCTCCGTCCTCGCAGGCGTCATCGAGCCGCCATCGGCCCAGCCGGTCGTCATTGAAGACGATGTACTCGTAGGCGCGAATGCCGTCATCCTCGAAGGCGTACGCGTCGGCGAAGGCTCGGTCGTTGCGGCCGGCGCCGTCGTTGTCGAAGACGTGCCTCCGTTCAGCGTCGTGGCCGGTACGCCGGCCCGTGTCATCAAGAAAGTCGATGACAAGACGAAGTCCAAAACCGAAATCCTGAAGGACCTGCGCACGCTGTAAGCTTTCTGCGACGCGAAACCATTCAGTGAGAGAAGGCCCGGCGCCCCGTGCGCCGGGCTTTTTGCTAAATGGCCGGCTTGCCGGATGTGAACTGAGATGCAAAGCATCCCTCGGCCGTCTATTCCAACTCCCAGAGGAGGCAGCTCTTATGACCACTACGTTTGATTCCGTCCGGATCCGCCGGGATCTTCACCGTATTCCCGAGCCCGGCTACCAGGAATTTAAGACCCAGCGTTACCTGCTGGATACTATCGCCGCCCTCCCCCAGGAGCATATCGAAGTGCGCACCTGGCGCACCGGCGTCCTGGTGAATGTCAAAGGCACGAACCCGCAGCGCAGGTACGGCTACCGCGCCGACATGGACGGCCTGCCGATCGAGGAAGAGACGGGCTATGACTTCCGCTCCGAGCATCCGGGCTTCATGCATGCCTGCGGACATGATCTGCACATGACGATCGGCCTTGGCGTGCTGTCCCGTTTCGCCCGGCAGCCGCTCCGCGACAACCTGACCTTCATCTTCCAGCCGGCTGAGGAAGGACCGGGCGGCGCCCTGCCCATGCTGCAGAGCGAGGAGCTGCGGGACTGGATGCCGGACGAGATGTTCGCGCTCCATATCGCGCCGGAATATCCGGTCGGAACGATCGCGACGAAGCCGGGCATCCTGTTCGCCAACACATCGGAGCTCTTCATTGACCTGATCGGCAAAGGCGGCCATGCCGCTTTCCCGCACAACGCCAACGACATGATCATCGCCGCCTGCCAGCTCGTCGGGCAGCTGCAGACTGTGATCTCGCGCAACATCAATCCGCTCGACTCCGCCGTCATTACGATCGGCCGGATGGAAGCCGGCACGAAGCAGAACATCATCGCCGAGAAAGCTCGTCTCGAAGGGACGATCCGCACCCTCTCCGCCGAGTCGATGAAGCTCGTGAAGTCCCGGATCGAAGCGGTGGTCTCCGGCATTGAGGCCTCCTTCGGCTGCCGGGCCGAGATCAATTACGGGTCGAACTACCGCCAGGTATACAACGAAGCGGAGGTAACCGGGCGCTTCATGTCCTGGCTGCGGGAGACGCGCGCCGGTGACGTTCAGCTCGTCGAGTGCACGGAAGCGATGACCGGCGAAGACTTCGGCTACTTCCTCGAAGCCGTACCCGGCTTCATGTTCTGGCTCGGCGTGAGTACACCTTACGGACTGCACCATGCGAAGATCGAGCCGGACGAGCGGGCGATCGATGTGGCTGTCAGCGTGATGACGGACTACTTCACCTGGAGATCCGCCGAGTAGCCGATAGGTCACATCCGAAGCACAAAAAAACCACACTTGCAGGGGATCCTGCACCGTGTGGTTTTTCTGTATCTTGGCACCATAAACCAGCTTTCCCCGGGCTCGTTACAGTCCCTTCACAAAAGCTTCCAGCCGGTCCATCCCCGCTTCCAGCACGTTCATGGCATAAGCGTAAGAGATCCGGATGTGCCCTTCGCCGTACACCGAGAAGGCATCCCCCGGCACAACGGCGACCCGCTTCTCCTCGAGCAGCCGCAGGGTGAACTCCATCGAAGGCATCCCGAACCGTTCGATGGACGGGAACAGGTAGAATGCCCCTTCCGGCTTCACGAGGTCGAAGCCCATCCCCTGCAGCCGGTCAAAGACGAAGTCCCGGCGCTTCACGTACTCGGCCTTCATCGGCAGCGCGTCGTCCCGGCCGGCCGTGAGCGCTTCGATCGCCGCGTACTGCGAGATGGAGCTCGCGCACGTCACCGTTGTACCTGGTGCGCCTTGACCATATGCTGCGACACGTAAGCCGGAGCGAAGGTAAAGCCGATCCGCCAGCCGGTCATGGAGTGCGACTTCGACAATCCGTTGATCACGATCGTCTTCTCCCGCATTCCCGGCAGCGAGGCGATGGAGCGGTGCGGCGCATCGTAGATCAGCTCGCTGTAGATCTCGTCGGAGACGACGAACAGCTGGCGGTCCTGCAGCAGCGCAGCCATGTCAGCCAGCTCCTGCTCGGTCATCACCCGCCCCGTCGGATTCGACGGATAGCACAGAATGATGCAGCGGGTGTTCTCGGTGAGATGGGGCTCGAGCAGCTCGGCCGTCAGCTTGAACCCGTTCTGCCGGGTGTCCACGTAGACCGGAATCCCCCCGCACAATCTCACGAGCGGTTCGTAGCCGGGATAAATCGGCCCCGGCAGAATCACTTCCGCTCCGGGCTGCAGGATCGTCCGGAGCGTGATGTCGAGCGCCTGGCTGGCGCCGACCGTCACGATCACTTCCTCGGCCGGATCGTACTTGAGGCCGTATTTGGCGTCCATGAATGCCGCGGCGGCTTGGCGGAGCTCAGGCAGCCCGGCGTTCGGCGTATAGACCGTCCGCTGATCGGCA containing:
- a CDS encoding N-acetyldiaminopimelate deacetylase, producing the protein MTTTFDSVRIRRDLHRIPEPGYQEFKTQRYLLDTIAALPQEHIEVRTWRTGVLVNVKGTNPQRRYGYRADMDGLPIEEETGYDFRSEHPGFMHACGHDLHMTIGLGVLSRFARQPLRDNLTFIFQPAEEGPGGALPMLQSEELRDWMPDEMFALHIAPEYPVGTIATKPGILFANTSELFIDLIGKGGHAAFPHNANDMIIAACQLVGQLQTVISRNINPLDSAVITIGRMEAGTKQNIIAEKARLEGTIRTLSAESMKLVKSRIEAVVSGIEASFGCRAEINYGSNYRQVYNEAEVTGRFMSWLRETRAGDVQLVECTEAMTGEDFGYFLEAVPGFMFWLGVSTPYGLHHAKIEPDERAIDVAVSVMTDYFTWRSAE
- the dapD gene encoding 2,3,4,5-tetrahydropyridine-2,6-dicarboxylate N-acetyltransferase, encoding MKTSKKKTPVKVYVKGDLASIAFPEGIQAFISGPSGVLFGEWTEIKSVLDEHAAKIEDYVVENDRRNSAIPLLDLKGINARIEPGAIIRDMVGIGDNAIIMMGAVINIGASIGEGTMIDMGVVIGGRVKVGKMCHIGAGSVLAGVIEPPSAQPVVIEDDVLVGANAVILEGVRVGEGSVVAAGAVVVEDVPPFSVVAGTPARVIKKVDDKTKSKTEILKDLRTL